The genomic region CGTTATGAACAGGAACGCCGGAAGCCGTCAAGGGGTTATAACTGCCCACAACGTCAACATACAGGTTCGGACCCACGCCGGCCCATGGGGAAGACATTATTTGGGCCCAAGCTATATCTGTCAACGTAGTGCGGGCACCACCCTCGGGATCCTCATCAAACCTGCCCAGAAGCACTCCGGCCAAGAACACTGCAGCAGTCAGGGCAATACCGACTGTAAGGGCTTTCCTGCCTTTCGTGCCCTCTCGCGACGGAGAAAGTACGGACCAGAGGAGAAGCATGCAGACCGTCGCGGCAGAGACGGCTCGTCCCCCGGTCAATCCCAGCACAACTAGGGCGGCAGCAATAGCCATGCGCCATATTGCAAGATCAAAGCGCTCCAGCTTTCGTCCGAAAGGAAGGATCAGCGCCACCAGCAAGAAAATGATCTTGCCTAGGTCGTTTGGATGGCCAAGTGTCCCGTTGTATCGCAGACCCAGAATGGCCTCTTGACTGGCATCCATGGCATTCACGTTTAGACCGAGCACTTGAAGTCCGCAGACTAAAAGCTGAACGAAAATAATCAGAAATACGGTTCTGACCAAAAAACGGCCGCCGTCGCTACTCACTTGCCCGGAAATATTGACGCCAAGGACCCACCCTGCCGGCGCGAGGATAAGCTGCAGGACACCCGCCTCCACTGTCGGGCCTCCGGACCAGATCAAGATCGTGCCCAAGGTAAGCCATAGCAGCAGCGGAATCCACAACCACAGCCGGTAACCATGCTGGGGCCTGAATACTGCGAATAGCAGGAATCCGGCCAGCACAACGGCGTAGGTGGTCAGCTCAGGGTTGGACGGCGCAATGCCGACGTGCTTAGAAAGAGATGTGCTTGTCAAGTTTCGGGGCACAAGAGCGGTGCACACCAGCATCAGCATCAGTGCACATTTTGCAAAGCCGAAGGCACGGACCGCGAAGCCCAAACCAACCGCAAGTACGATGACGACGAAGACTTCAGTCATCGCCACAGATCACCGTTTCCACCCCGTATAACATGGACATTTCTTCCCAAAAGAGACTCATAGCGATGCGATTGCCTTCACAAGGCCTTCGGCGAGTAATGCCGTCGACGTTGCCAGCTTGTTTACGTCCTTCTCGCTGTTCTCGTGGAGAACTCTTAGCTTTTGCGGATCTAGAGCTTCAGTTATGGAAACGGTCGAAATCGAATGGTTCAGGCTGGATCCGTAGTCGGCATACTTGAAGTCGGGTTCTTGGGGGCCATCGTTATTCCACGACACGAGTTGCGTGGGAACCCCAAGGGAGTGACCCAAAATTAGCCCGTGAAGACTTGACGTGAGCACGAGGCTCGCACCGCAGATACGGTCGATCATTGTTTTAGGGTGCAGAGTGGGCTCCGCAATTTTTATGCCTGAGTTCAACAGCAGCTTTAACGTTTCACGACCCGACGGACTGGACCAGGCTCTGAAATGTGGGATGGCCAGTACGCTTCGTTGCCCAGTCTGCGGTGGGGTTCGAAACATAGGAGCTAACACACCAGGGTCGCCGAGTGTCACGGAATCCGACAGGCCAAGCTGCGTTCTAGTTTTTACTCCTCGCACAGCCAGAATCGGGCCCAGTTTGCTGACTAAATCCTTGGACTCGTGTGCGTCTTCGGGCTCACGGATTCCACTTCCCCACACGGCAGCACCAGAGCCCTGTGACGCGTATAAGCCAAGCACCGAGCCAACCGCTACTAGATCAGCGTGCTGGGGACTGGCCCATTTCACCTTTCTCCCAGTGACGGCTTCCACCACATGGCTAGACAACTCATCGCCGAAGTTGGTAGCAAATCTTCCAGTGCGGGCCGCTAGCCTGAGCCACACGTCTGGGTTCGCCTTCACTTCCGGCCATGCCAATCGTGGGTCCCTCGCGGGGGCCCACCAAAACAACTTCAAAGTACTCATTTTGCACTCTCCGGGGCTTTCAAAACCGATGTTGTATCTTTAGGTCTCGCGACAAGTTTTATGGTGCTCTGGATCGTCTTCATATCACGTCTATAAACGGGGATTATGATCACGGTCAAACCAGCAACAATAAGACCACTAATAAAAATTATGAGGATAGAAGCGAATTCACTTGTAGGCGCTACAACCAAATTGATAGCACTGGCCGCACCTGCGCAGAAAACTCCCAAAAGTACAGCCCGGAGCCCACCAAGAAACAGCAGCCTAACACGGACGCCTGCTGCTCGCCCAAGCCACATCAAACCAAGAGGCCAATTAATGATTACGCCAATAGTATACCCAGCAGCGACACCCAAAGGCCCGAAAGCACTACCCGCCAAGATCGACAAAATGAGTACGCTCCGAGAAAGTAAAGAGAACCTAAAGTGACTATTCGTCAGGCCTCGCGCGAGAAAAATCCAGTAGCCCACATAACCTATAGCTTGGAAGATGCCGCCGACAGAAAGAATCTGGAATATCACAGCGCTCGGAGACCATTGCTCACCGAAAATCAAACGGATGAGCGGCTGGGCAGCGGCGGCCATACCGCTAAATAACAATACAACCGGATAGGCCATTACTATTTGGGCACTCTGAAGGTACTTATTGAATCGCCGCCTCTGATCCGATACCCGCGACAGAACAGGCAGCGCGACCGTCGTCAAAGGCGTTAGTATCTGATTCAGTGGCATCATCAGGATTTGAAATCCTCGGTTATAGAAGCCCAACTGGGAAGCTCCGAAACCGGAGCCGACAATGAGAGAATCGACGTTACTGCTAGCATAAACCAATGATTGCGTCAGGGTGAGATTTTTTCCGAAAGCCAATTGCCTTCCCATACCCCCCTTTCTGTTCGGCAATCCTGGCATCCATCTGGAAGCTAGAATCCTCAGTACCAGCAAAGCAAAGGACTGTGAAACCAGTTGCGCTACGAGCGACCAGTATCCGAAACTTTGAATTGCCGCGGTCACGGCGACAACTAAACCGACACTTTGCGCACACAAATCAGTAACAGACAAGGCGGCGAAACGCATTTCACGAGCTAGTCCTGCCTGAAATTGCGCCTGCACTCCATTGAAAACAAAGGTCAATGAAAGAATCAGGGCAATTTCAATCAGACGATCATCCCGATATATGTTCGCGATCAGAGGCGAAGCTGCGCAGACCAGCAGCGCAACCAAGACGCCTAGGCCAGAGCATAGCCAAAAAAGATTCGTTCTCTGGTGCTGTGTTAGAACCCTAGCCTGAATGGCCGCGGGCACCAGGCCAAGTTCGCGGAGAATATCGCCAATCCCGATGATCGCGGTAACCATGGCAACCAGTCCGAACTCTGAAGGAGCAATCAGTCGTCCGAGAATAACGAGTCCGGACAACTGAACAATGAAGCGCGCTGTTTGGAGAGAGAGGGTCACCATCGCTCCCTGGGCGGCCGTTCTCCCTAGCGACATCTGCCCCTCACAGGGCCTAGAGGCAGGACCAGCATCATCAACTCAGAAGCTCCTGACCACGGTCGTCCCAAACTCCTGACAACACCGCATCCAGGCTGTCAGCAATTACATCCGCCGAGTACGCCTCGCTTACCCAGCCCAAAGCACCGGACCTGAGCCTGTCGCGAGATTCCGCTTTGAGTAGCAGGTCGACTACACGGTCGACCCACTCGTCAACGGTGTCAGCAATATGGCAGTGGTTCTCGTCTACACCGGCGCCCCTGGCAACGATTGGCGTTGCCACGACGGGAGCTCCGAGGGCCATCGATTCGATGAGCTTCATCTGAACCCCTGTGGCCATCCTGACAGGAATTACAGAGACAGCTGCCGACGTGTAGAACGCCGTCAGGTCATCTACCCGCCCGGTGACAGAAATCTTTGGGCCAGCAAGCTTCAGGACCCGAGCCGGCGGCGCATCTCCCACAATGGTCAAGTGTGCAAACGGAACTCTCAACAAGACTCGGGGCAGGACTTCGTTAACGAACCACAACACAGCCTCAGCGTTTGCCCGGTAGCTCTGTCGTCCGACAAAGACAATCGAGCCAGGCTCGAGTTTGTCGATCCTTGGTGCGTGATCCGCGTGCAGGGCATGGGGGCTCCGCACAAGGCGCACATGGGGTTGGTCTGCTCGCAAGTCCGTGGGAGACGAAACGATTATTCGAGAGAAGCTACGTAGGGCGCGGCGTTCAGCGCCCTGCATGCGGATTCCCTCGGCTCGGGCGATGAGTCGCCAGAGAACATTGCGGCTGTTTTGGGCTAGAAGTCCGTAGTACGCACTTCGGAACTCGTCGAGATCCAACACAGAAGGCACATCGCCAACCTCGTTTACGAACTGAGCACTTCTGATCACATTGAAGTAGGCAAGATCGGGCTTGAACCTTTCTGCTTCTAGCCGTATCGCGCGCCTAAGCGAAGGCGCATCGACGTAGGCTTGTTGCAGAGAACCGCGCGAAAACAGGGCCAAGAAACAGCGCCAAGCGGCACCGACCTTCGTCAGCCTTACGGATGAAACGTGCTCTACTCCGATAGCCTTGAGGTCAGCCACGTCCGCTTCACTCCAAGCAGCACCGACTACGGACACACTGTGATGGCGGGCCAAGTGTCTAATGAGGCCCAAGCTCCTAGGCCTAATGGCACTTGGGGCCCAAGGAACCACAACAAGAATCTTCATTTGGTCAATCCGAGCAGGCGCGCCATCCGCGTTTGGGTGAAGGTTCCATGTTTGGCCAAATAAACAGACAGTCCCTTATAGTAATGTGACGATTTACCCACTGCCGTGGTACTGGTGCTCTCCAAATGAAGGGCAGCAAAGTTGCGCGCCAATTTAACGTCGTATCCCGCCAAAGACGCCCGCCGACAGATGTCTACGTCCTCGAAGTACAAAAAGTAATCCTCATCGAATCCGTCAAGTTCAGCCAATACGGACTTCCGTATCATCATGCAGAACCCGGAAACCCAATCGGCACTAGCCGGGGCACCAGGCTTCATCGAATCCGCCAAAGAAAAACCGTTTCTCTTCGAAGAAAACAAGGCGAGCAATTGTCGTTTTACTGCAGCAGGAAGGATCTCATCCACTCGAAGTTTGGCAAAAAATTCCTTAGCCAAGGAAGGAAAAGGTCCACCAGCAATTCCTGGCGCGCCATTTTCGTACATCATCCTGGGTGCAGCGATACCTGTCCTTTGGTCATCAAAGAGACCGGACAGTTCTTGGACGACATCCGTCGTTACAAAGCAGTCAGGGTTGACGAGCAGAACAAGGTCGCCGGTAACGCCACGTTCAAGGACTCTGTTTATCCCACCCCCGAAACCATGGTTTTTGCCGTCAGAAAGGACGACCAACCGCTGATCCTCAAAATCATTCAAGGTCTCAACGGACCCTAATTTTGGGGAGTTGTCCCAGACGTAGACATTTGAAACGCCAGCGTCGAGAGCCGCTCTGACACAGCGAACGATCAACTCTTCGGAGTCGTAGGCAACTATGATCGCCGATACTGTTGGCATGCTATTCATCAATCCCTGTCGCCATATCTTCCTCAAAACGCTTCCACGAAAAGTTATTGTGAATAAATCCCGGGCCTGCTGCTGCTACTTTTTCAGCGGTTCGCGAATCCTCCGAAATCGAAATCATCTGGCTCGCAATCTCCCGCGGCGAGTTTCGGACGAAGCACTCAACACCGTCCGTGACTTCCAGCGGAACGGCCGCGGCATCGTTGACTATCAGAGGGGAACCGCACGCCAAGGCTCTGAGCGCCTTCAATAGAACTCCAGCGTCTACAAGCGATGGCGAAAGCACCGCAGCTGCTTTGATGTACTCGTCCTCGATGCTGGGTACCTCCCCGACGATCTGAACCCGATGATCATCTCCGAGAGCAACAACGGCAGCAGACGGGCGGGAGCCAACGATCCTCAGCACCGCAGAGGGCAATGACTCCCAAACTATTGGCATCACTTCATGGACGAGATAGGAAGCAGCGGCAATATTGGCATCCCTCCACATGGCACCAGCGAATACGAATGTTGTGGATTCGCAATCACGCGCTGACCACAACTTTGGAGCACGATCAATCCCAACCTTCAAGTGGGAAACTGCATTTCGCGGCACGAACCGAGCTACCCACGCCGCGTCTCTCGCAGAAAGAGTAAACACGCGTTTCGCTTTCTTCACGACCTTCTTTTCCAGCGCCGACACACGGAGAAACTCGAGCCACCGATAAGGGCGCTCCAGGCCACGAGAACGATCGGCGCGTTGGCGAAAAACGCGGGTAGTTACATCGTGCAGTGTGACGGTCCAAGGTACCCCAGTAGACCCCAGCACAGATTCGACAGGCTGGATGTACTCCACATGTACTCTGTCGGGACGTAACTCGCTGATCAATTGCCAAACTTCCTTCGTGTTCAGCCGTGACCAGTCTTTTCTTAAAGCGGCTGGGTACAGACCGAAATGCCGCCAAGAGGATGGGCGTGGTGCACTCGCACCGTGAAAGATTATTCCAGCACCTGCTCCTGCTGGAATTTCCGAAGGTTCCTGTCCAGGTGCGTAAACGTGGACCTCATGACTCTGCGCCATCGATGCCACCAGCTGGCGCCCAAGATCGTCAGCGGCGTGACCATTTACTCGGCTCGGCGAGTATGGGGTGATGATTAACAGTTTTTTGCGGTCAGCGGACCCTTCATCTGTGGTTCCCAACGCGCCTAAGGTTGTACGTCGCCCTGCCAATATGATGCCCCCGAATTCGGTTAACTTTGCGGGTGCCGAATTTTAAACCGTTCCGGTAAGCTGTTTCCCCCGCGGGCCGCGCCAGAGCCGCCCGCACATAGGTTAGCAGGACTCGCGAAGGCCGGCGTAGTTCCGCCGTAGGCATCACCTACGCGGTGAGTTCGGCAGAGCGCCCTACCTGAGGCTATGGACGGTGATGCATACCGTGAAGCGTTGCACCGAACGGCGGAGTATGTGACACGGCGTTGTCCAGGACGTCTCGGCCTACCTCTATGATTGGGCGTGCAGAACGCTGGATGACAAATGGGGGAATGATGGACACGCCACATAAGGCCTGGCGATTGATTTATGCCCGCCGCCTCGTGGTCGTTGACGCGGCTGTCGTCGTGTGGGCAGTAGCAGGTGCGTACTTAATTCGGTTCGGATACACAGACCAACCCACAGTCGACGCTAGTGATCTGAGCTACCAATGGCTAGCAATCGGCCTCTCCGTAATCTGGTGGCTTATGCTGGGTTTTTGGGGAAGTCGAGAAAGCCGCGTACTGGGCTCAGGTGCAGACGAGTACAAGCGCGTCCTGGCCGCATCCGCCTGGCTTTTTGGCTTCGTCGCAGTCGTTTCTTACGCACTACGCATAGACACGGCCCGAGGCTTTGTGGGTCTGGCCTTTCCTGCAGGGGCATTGGGGCTTCTCGCTGCTCGCTGGGTAGTCCGACAGCACCTAAGCCTCGATAGGAGACTTGGGCGAAGTCATTCGCGAGTCCTGATAATCGGTGGCCCTGCGTCGGCGGCTCATTTGGTGCGGTCGCTTCAGACAGTACCCGCTGCAGGGTATTTTCCCGTCGCCGCACATCTGCCCCGGTCAGACGAAGGGAGCGCAGCGCTAGACGCGCTCTCCGTTCCCGTCACTGGGTATGGGGCCGATTCCCAGTCGATACTACGTTCCATAGAGAACAGCGGTGCTGATTCCGTAGCAGTTTCGGCCGGCGCGCTCATGACGCCTGAGGAGCTGCGTAATCTGGGTTGGGAGCTCGCGGCCCGGGACATCGGCATGATCCTGGCTCCTGCTCTAACTGACATTGCGGGGCCCCGAATCCATACGCAGCCCGTTGCCGGGCTTCCACTCATCCACGTTTCCACGCCGAAACTGACCGGTGGAAAAAAGGTAGCGAAGCGAGCATTCGACATCGCTGGGTCGGGGCTGCTGCTGCTCGTTCTGTCACCACTGATGCTCCTTGTAGGTACATGCGTCAAAATTTCCAGCCCAGGTCCAGTCTTTTATCTACAGGAACGTGTGGGGCTGCGCGGAACGTCATTCAAGATGATCAAGTTCCGCTCCATGAGAACGAACGCCGATGCCGAATTGCATTCGCTTCTCAAGGCACAGGGATCTGCTGACAAGCCTCTGTTCAAGGTCGAGAACGATCCCCGGATCACACCGCTGGGAAAGATTCTCCGTAAATACTCGCTCGACGAACTGCCTCAACTAATAAATGTCTTCACCGGAAGCATGAGTCTCGTAGGTCCGCGTCCACAAAGGGCCGGCGAGGTCGCGCTGTATGACGACGCGGCCCACCGGAGGCTATATGTCAGTCCAGGCATGAGCGGACTGTGGCAGGTAAGCGGCCGCTCCAATCTATCGTGGGAAGAAAGTATTCGACTTGACCTCTACTACGTGGAGAATTGGTCACTCATGAGTGACGTAGTTATTCTGTTCAAGACATTCAAAGCTGTTTTTGCCAGCGCAGGAGCCGTATAAGTCTGTTCCTTGAGCATGCAACGAAGCTTGCAGCTTGAGGACCAGCGGAAACCTGAGTTTGTAGCGCTGTTGCAACCCACATTTACGGAAGCAAGACCGTATTGCTTCAAATTTCTGGCAGGAGTCCTTGAAATGACCAGCAACGAGAAGACTTCCGTAGGCCAGAGGAACCATTCCTTTCGGCCAGGGGGCCGCACCAGGCAGGGGCGGCCCCGCTTTATGAGATACGTGTGGGTCGCCCTAAGCGTTATATGCGCTATGACAGTCGCGGCTTCGGCCTGGCTAGCGGTAAAGGCCTTCGATATGAGCCGGCAACTCGAAACGGCTAGGCAGCTAATGCCCCAGCTCAAGGAACAAGTCCTCAAGGAGGACACCGTCGCGGCGGGCAAGACGGTGGAACAGCTTAGGAACGCCACCAGTCGAGCGCACGAGGCAGGAACGGATCCCATCTGGACATTGGCTGGGGCTTTACCTTGGCTGGGCGCTAACTTTCAGGCCGCAAGTGCATTAGCAACGTCCGCCGACGATATGACCGTGTTTGGAGCCGTGCCACTGGTGGAGGCATTGGATTCGCTCAACTGGAAGGCACTGGCACCGAATGGCGGCAAAATAGACCTGTCGCCGTTGAGTGACGCGGCCCCAAGACTACAAACTGCGTCTCAAACGGTCATTCAGTCAGCCGACCGTCTCGCGGAAGTAAATACTGATCAGTTGTTGCCTCAGGTTGCTGAACCACTCAGGCAAGCAAAAGAGCAACTCGATTCGCTCCAGGGCGAGCTGTCCACTGCAGCGGATGCAGCGTCCGTAGCTCCAGGCATGATGGGCGCAGAAGCACCTCGCAAGTACCTGCTGCTCATCCAGAATAATGCGGAATCCCGCGCCAGCGGAGGCATCCCAGGCGCACTCGCCGTTCTGCAAATCGACAACGGCAAGATGTCGCTTACAGATCAGACGAGCGCAACCGACTTGGGTGCCATGTCGCCGATCATTGGCGTCGAGGCCGAACAGCAACAAATATATTCTCGCCGTGTCGGGAAATTCATGCAGGATGTCAATCTAACTCCGGACTTCCCGACTTCGGCTTCCGCCGCATTGGCCATGTGGCAGCAAAAGACCGGGACCCGCCTAGATGGCGTTGTTTCAATCGATCCGGTTGCCCTCAGCTATCTGTTGGCGGCGACGGG from Arthrobacter globiformis harbors:
- a CDS encoding O-antigen ligase family protein, which produces MTEVFVVIVLAVGLGFAVRAFGFAKCALMLMLVCTALVPRNLTSTSLSKHVGIAPSNPELTTYAVVLAGFLLFAVFRPQHGYRLWLWIPLLLWLTLGTILIWSGGPTVEAGVLQLILAPAGWVLGVNISGQVSSDGGRFLVRTVFLIIFVQLLVCGLQVLGLNVNAMDASQEAILGLRYNGTLGHPNDLGKIIFLLVALILPFGRKLERFDLAIWRMAIAAALVVLGLTGGRAVSAATVCMLLLWSVLSPSREGTKGRKALTVGIALTAAVFLAGVLLGRFDEDPEGGARTTLTDIAWAQIMSSPWAGVGPNLYVDVVGSYNPLTASGVPVHNAFLLALAEIGVVGALALLLPIVACLIRVLPRTRLRSFSGEASRVYVCALPGLYLIGTTGWGVLGGYVLPLLAMVFAVVYSWSAQPEVEELSQLEFAQR
- a CDS encoding polysaccharide pyruvyl transferase family protein, with the translated sequence MSTLKLFWWAPARDPRLAWPEVKANPDVWLRLAARTGRFATNFGDELSSHVVEAVTGRKVKWASPQHADLVAVGSVLGLYASQGSGAAVWGSGIREPEDAHESKDLVSKLGPILAVRGVKTRTQLGLSDSVTLGDPGVLAPMFRTPPQTGQRSVLAIPHFRAWSSPSGRETLKLLLNSGIKIAEPTLHPKTMIDRICGASLVLTSSLHGLILGHSLGVPTQLVSWNNDGPQEPDFKYADYGSSLNHSISTVSITEALDPQKLRVLHENSEKDVNKLATSTALLAEGLVKAIASL
- a CDS encoding lipopolysaccharide biosynthesis protein — encoded protein: MSLGRTAAQGAMVTLSLQTARFIVQLSGLVILGRLIAPSEFGLVAMVTAIIGIGDILRELGLVPAAIQARVLTQHQRTNLFWLCSGLGVLVALLVCAASPLIANIYRDDRLIEIALILSLTFVFNGVQAQFQAGLAREMRFAALSVTDLCAQSVGLVVAVTAAIQSFGYWSLVAQLVSQSFALLVLRILASRWMPGLPNRKGGMGRQLAFGKNLTLTQSLVYASSNVDSLIVGSGFGASQLGFYNRGFQILMMPLNQILTPLTTVALPVLSRVSDQRRRFNKYLQSAQIVMAYPVVLLFSGMAAAAQPLIRLIFGEQWSPSAVIFQILSVGGIFQAIGYVGYWIFLARGLTNSHFRFSLLSRSVLILSILAGSAFGPLGVAAGYTIGVIINWPLGLMWLGRAAGVRVRLLFLGGLRAVLLGVFCAGAASAINLVVAPTSEFASILIIFISGLIVAGLTVIIIPVYRRDMKTIQSTIKLVARPKDTTSVLKAPESAK
- a CDS encoding glycosyltransferase; amino-acid sequence: MADLKAIGVEHVSSVRLTKVGAAWRCFLALFSRGSLQQAYVDAPSLRRAIRLEAERFKPDLAYFNVIRSAQFVNEVGDVPSVLDLDEFRSAYYGLLAQNSRNVLWRLIARAEGIRMQGAERRALRSFSRIIVSSPTDLRADQPHVRLVRSPHALHADHAPRIDKLEPGSIVFVGRQSYRANAEAVLWFVNEVLPRVLLRVPFAHLTIVGDAPPARVLKLAGPKISVTGRVDDLTAFYTSAAVSVIPVRMATGVQMKLIESMALGAPVVATPIVARGAGVDENHCHIADTVDEWVDRVVDLLLKAESRDRLRSGALGWVSEAYSADVIADSLDAVLSGVWDDRGQELLS
- a CDS encoding glycosyltransferase family 2 protein; its protein translation is MPTVSAIIVAYDSEELIVRCVRAALDAGVSNVYVWDNSPKLGSVETLNDFEDQRLVVLSDGKNHGFGGGINRVLERGVTGDLVLLVNPDCFVTTDVVQELSGLFDDQRTGIAAPRMMYENGAPGIAGGPFPSLAKEFFAKLRVDEILPAAVKRQLLALFSSKRNGFSLADSMKPGAPASADWVSGFCMMIRKSVLAELDGFDEDYFLYFEDVDICRRASLAGYDVKLARNFAALHLESTSTTAVGKSSHYYKGLSVYLAKHGTFTQTRMARLLGLTK
- a CDS encoding glycosyltransferase family 4 protein, with protein sequence MASMAQSHEVHVYAPGQEPSEIPAGAGAGIIFHGASAPRPSSWRHFGLYPAALRKDWSRLNTKEVWQLISELRPDRVHVEYIQPVESVLGSTGVPWTVTLHDVTTRVFRQRADRSRGLERPYRWLEFLRVSALEKKVVKKAKRVFTLSARDAAWVARFVPRNAVSHLKVGIDRAPKLWSARDCESTTFVFAGAMWRDANIAAASYLVHEVMPIVWESLPSAVLRIVGSRPSAAVVALGDDHRVQIVGEVPSIEDEYIKAAAVLSPSLVDAGVLLKALRALACGSPLIVNDAAAVPLEVTDGVECFVRNSPREIASQMISISEDSRTAEKVAAAGPGFIHNNFSWKRFEEDMATGIDE
- a CDS encoding sugar transferase: MDTPHKAWRLIYARRLVVVDAAVVVWAVAGAYLIRFGYTDQPTVDASDLSYQWLAIGLSVIWWLMLGFWGSRESRVLGSGADEYKRVLAASAWLFGFVAVVSYALRIDTARGFVGLAFPAGALGLLAARWVVRQHLSLDRRLGRSHSRVLIIGGPASAAHLVRSLQTVPAAGYFPVAAHLPRSDEGSAALDALSVPVTGYGADSQSILRSIENSGADSVAVSAGALMTPEELRNLGWELAARDIGMILAPALTDIAGPRIHTQPVAGLPLIHVSTPKLTGGKKVAKRAFDIAGSGLLLLVLSPLMLLVGTCVKISSPGPVFYLQERVGLRGTSFKMIKFRSMRTNADAELHSLLKAQGSADKPLFKVENDPRITPLGKILRKYSLDELPQLINVFTGSMSLVGPRPQRAGEVALYDDAAHRRLYVSPGMSGLWQVSGRSNLSWEESIRLDLYYVENWSLMSDVVILFKTFKAVFASAGAV
- a CDS encoding DUF4012 domain-containing protein, giving the protein MPQLKEQVLKEDTVAAGKTVEQLRNATSRAHEAGTDPIWTLAGALPWLGANFQAASALATSADDMTVFGAVPLVEALDSLNWKALAPNGGKIDLSPLSDAAPRLQTASQTVIQSADRLAEVNTDQLLPQVAEPLRQAKEQLDSLQGELSTAADAASVAPGMMGAEAPRKYLLLIQNNAESRASGGIPGALAVLQIDNGKMSLTDQTSATDLGAMSPIIGVEAEQQQIYSRRVGKFMQDVNLTPDFPTSASAALAMWQQKTGTRLDGVVSIDPVALSYLLAATGPVKLTDTGSSEIFAALPTELSAKNVVKTLLSDVYAEIPDPAMQDLYFANVAKELFHSLSNGKADSARLLDSVTSGVKEGRVMAWSAAKEEQTVISKYPLSGSLSGPYLSPAQFGLYFNDGTGAKMDYYVKRTAQLIPQCSDDGYIQMKLRVTSTNTAPTNAASALPAYVTGGGVFGVPAGSVQTNIIAYGPAQSNVEEVFAGGKKIAFASYRHAGRPVGVITVRLAPGQSSTAEFTFGKIVQHTAPQLSVTPTVQAQKDVVLATQAAACVPAS